CGGGGCTGCTTGCTGGGAGGGGGCCGGACGTCCACCTCCGTCCAGCTGAACGACCCGGCTCCGACCTGCCCACCGCGCAAGCCCTGCCGCCGTGCCCTTCGGCGCTGCAGGGCAAACACCGCGCGCAGGAAGACGGTGAGGACGTCCGAGAGCAGTCCCACGTCCTTGAGCAGCACCCACCGCACCCGGTGCGGAAAGGACAGCGTCCACTGCCGATAGGGCACGTGCGGCAGCACCTGCTCCACCAGACCTCGAGCGCCTCGCGCATAGCGTACCTGTCCGGCAGCGCCCAGTGGGCGAAGATGCCTGAGGGCATGCACGCCACCGGCAGCGGCACCAACCTGTGGACGGCCACCGAGGGCGTCAGCGGCGTCACCAATCCGGCCACCGGCGGGCGCGTGGTCTTCTTCGTGGACCAGGCCTCGGTGGACTGAGCCCAGCGCTCACGCGCGCGCCACGAGCTCCTTCAGCACCGTCTCCAGCGGGACGGTGCCCTTGAGGGAGCCGGCCTCGCCGCGCTCGAATTCGATCCACCCCTCGTTGAAGCCGTCGAGCATCTGCGTGCGAGGGAGGGGATGCTTCATGCCCTGCGAGGAGAACAGGGCCGCCCAGGTCTCGCGAGGCACGGCCTCCATGCGGACCGGACGGCCCAGGAGCCGGGTGAAGGTGGCCGCGAGCTCGTTGGGGCTCACGCGGCGCGGCCCTTCCAACTCGACGATCCGCCTGCCCTCCCACCGCTCCTGAAGCAACCCGGTCGCCACGCGGCCGATGTCCTCCGTGGCGACCATGGGCACCGGCTTGTCGAGCGGCTGCAGGAAGCTCGGGACCACGCCGCGCTCGCGCGCTGGCGCCACGTCCCAGACCGAGTTCTCCATGAACCACGCGGGCCGCAGGAAGGTGATGGGCATGGACACCTCCCAGAGCATCCGCTCCAGGATGCCGAGCTGGCTGAGCAGGTTGGACTGGCGCGCCTGGGCCCCGATGGTCGACAGGCACACGATCTTCGGCACACGTGCCGCCTCGAGCGCCATTCGCAGCGCGGTGGCCATCTCCCGCACCTCGGGGAAGCCGGGAGTCGGGTCGAACAGCGGGGGAAGGATGACGAAGACGCCCTCCGTTCCCTTGAACGCGGCCGTGAGCGCTCCGGCATCGCGGATATCGGCCAGGGCGAGCTCACAGCCGCGCTCCTTCCACGCGGCGCCCTTGCTCGCGTCACGCACCACGGCACGGACCTGCTGCCTCGCACTCAACAGCGTTCGGGCGACGGCGCCGCCGACCTGCCCGGTGATTCCCGTAATGGTAAACAGGGTGTTCCTCCTCGCGTGGGTTGTCTGTCGTACCGCGCGGAGGAACTATGGGAATGGAGCGCCGTTGACTGAAGTGCATTCGGGGCACATCATTCGTGACGAGGAGTCACGAGTTTCCCATGGCCATGGATGGACGATTGTTGGCCGGCATCAGCGTCCTGGTCGCCGTCGTCGAGGGCGGGAGCTTCGCTCGCGCGG
The sequence above is drawn from the Archangium gephyra genome and encodes:
- a CDS encoding NmrA family NAD(P)-binding protein — translated: MFTITGITGQVGGAVARTLLSARQQVRAVVRDASKGAAWKERGCELALADIRDAGALTAAFKGTEGVFVILPPLFDPTPGFPEVREMATALRMALEAARVPKIVCLSTIGAQARQSNLLSQLGILERMLWEVSMPITFLRPAWFMENSVWDVAPARERGVVPSFLQPLDKPVPMVATEDIGRVATGLLQERWEGRRIVELEGPRRVSPNELAATFTRLLGRPVRMEAVPRETWAALFSSQGMKHPLPRTQMLDGFNEGWIEFERGEAGSLKGTVPLETVLKELVARA